From the Musa acuminata AAA Group cultivar baxijiao chromosome BXJ3-1, Cavendish_Baxijiao_AAA, whole genome shotgun sequence genome, the window TCATCGGTCAATAGATTGACGCCGACTCTCGAAAGTACATCTTTGATTTGATTATACTGAACTTGATTATCATCATTTCCaccatctggacacaagacatgtTGCATAGGCTTAGAGCCATTTGGTAGGTCAAATATGTCAGGAGTGCAATATACAGAAAGTGGTGACACTGAAGATCCTTTGCTAACGAACCTTGGTGGATTAGTGCCTGTCAAAGTTATTAAATTCTCAGATTGAACATGTGTATCTACCTCCTTCCATGCATTCAGTAGTTCCCCAATGGATTCATCATCACAGTGGCTTAAAGCAAAACCCAACAGCTGTTTCCTAGAACTCAAGTCCATATTATCAAGATGGGGACCCCGTGCAATTGCAGCACACAAGTCCCAAATGGATCCATGGCCTTTTTTTGCAAGAACTAGACAAAGATCAAAAGCCAATTGCAGATCACCAGCAACTGCAGCTTCTCTGGCCACAGCTTCTTCTACAGctgctatatcatctggggagctCAAACCAAGAAGTTTGGCAATCTCAATGAGCTCTTCTACATTTAGATAAGCACCAGTTTGACATGTGATCACCATATTTATGATTTCCATTGGGTTTCTTATCTGTCTAAACTGCATGGGTAGAAGAGTCACCCCTAGGTTTGGAAGTCTAATAGTGAGAGCGTCAATCATATCAGCTTCTGCTTTAACAGCTTCGCTACTTGGCAAGAGGCTTAAACATTCTTTAGCCTTCCAGATCTGCAAGAGGGTAAAAAGTGTCCTAATATGGATTACAAAAAGGTAGGATATTTATATAAAGCAACATAACTGATGTTCAACCTTGAACAAGTTACAGATGTGTAGTATAATTTCAGCTTAGTAATCCACGACATGGTTTGCAACTAACATAAGAACAATTTATCACAAATAAATAAACCATGCAAACATATGCACCATTTTTTACAATAAGAAAACCTTAGTTATCATCTTCATCGGATAGGTCTAAAGTCTAAGCAGAAAGATAAGAGGTCTTTTCATACAAAAATGGTTGGCTGCATGGGTGTTTACAGTTGTGCACAAGCAAACAGATATCAACTTTTAGACCTGTCAATTAGAAAATTTTTCAGATCAACCAGATGCAGATGTATTTGCATCAATGAAGCAAGAATAAAATACTATccacaacataaaaaaaaaacttatttaggGTACACTGTGACCATAAGTTCTTGCATGGCACAGTAAAGTGTGTACTCCAAGCTGCTTAAGCTGATCCAAATGATGAAACAGTGACCCTTATCAATATTACCAAACGACGTTTCTCTGTAATCTAAACACCTTAACCTTTTTTTCAATTGAACATTCACTCTACATTTTTATACATAACAGAAGCAAGATCGGCTAGAACAAGCTTTAGGTAACCATGGCACATAAGTATCATATGATATTACCAGATGCTTACCATAATAATAGAAGTATAGATCTAAAATCAGCACCCCATAAAGTAAAAAATCCATGTTACTAAGTAAATAATAGCATATGCACAACACAGAATTTTGGTGCATGATACTCACTTCACTGCAAGACAGACTAGAAGCTGAAAAGAAATATTCTCTTGCTGCTTGAATGACTAGATTTTCAGCCTTTCCAGGAGCCAAAGAAACTGAGGCTGTCCCTTTAAGGTAGTTTCTTGCAAGGGAGAATTTTCCAGCTTTTAGGAGCCCTCTAATAAATTCTATTAGAAGATACTCTAAATCAAGAAAAGGAAATGCTTTTTCCTGGAAGGATAGCAAATCACGCCACATGCTTGCCCAATCATTATCTGATCTGGTAGGCTGTCGACGGCTGAACTTCGACAGAATCAGACGAAGAAGTTGTTTCACATTCTTCTCATCAGATTgagcacttagaaagaaagatatTGGCTTTGGAACCTGCAAAAGCAAGAGGCAAGCAAGCATGAATATTAATTATTCATTAGTCAAGTAGATATAATTAATATTTGAATCGCACTTGTAAGCTTCCATGATAAGGCAGTAGCTCGTATAAACATTTATTATTAGTAGgcctaaaaaaaataaagaaagatatAATTCATCATGCAAACAGCATCAAAGAATATGCTGTTACGATTCCTTATTAGATAAATTTCAGATCTTCCTAGTGTACCACTAACAGCTTCGATCTACTAACTTGACGATATGCAACTAAAAAGATCCAACCTGATAATATGCCATCAATCTTCCAACTTCTACGTGGCCCTCTGCAATTTTTATCCTCTTCTCCACCTTAGCAGCAGTTGCATCAATGTCCGACTTGCCATCAGATCCTCTAGAATCATCTGAAGTGGAACCTCCCAGGCCATACTTCACATAAGAAACTTTTGAAGTTTCAAAATACTGATTAGCATGCCTTGGACTAAAATCTTCGTCGGTGGCAAACAAATTATCTCTTAAAATATTTCGTGGAAGCTCTGACAAAATGGATGCCATCACATTCCACTGATCTGTAAGGGTGCATGAATAAATGCAATGCAGTGCTGTTTCTATTATTTCTACTTCATCCTTAAATAGTCCATCAATCGGTGAGTCCCCACAACCCTTGTCAATGACTGCCAAACATAGGTCTAAACGGTTCTCTGCAGCAATCTCCTTCAACCATCTaattagaaatgactctttatcaCCAGCCTTTGTCTCATCAGCAAAATCAAAAGCCTCCAACTTACATCGGTTCCGCATAAAGGGAATGGCTTTTTCCCGCAGCTTTTTAACTATTATGTCTTCTTTGGCTCCCTTGAGCATCATTTTAAACTTATCGTAGTCTGATAGTTGCTCCCAAGTGACAAGACTCATAGTAAATACTTCATCAAAACCGTCAGAATAAATTATTTGACGTAAGTATGAGATATCTTCCAGAAATTGTTGCAACTCCAAAATACCATTGCGACATCCAATTTCAACCAAAGAAAAGCAATTATCCAACTGTCCACTCAAATTATCAATATCTTTAGCTCTGTTCTTGTACCAAGAAGAAAGTTCAGAAGCTGATGGCCAAACATAGCctgtacaaattttcagtaaattTTCTGTAAAAATTTGGTTGCTCTTTTCTGATTTACTTGGCAATGTGTCCAAAAAGGACAGCATCTTTTCACACTCTAGCCAGTCTGCATCTCTTAAAGCAATTGTTCTAGGAGGAGACATCCCTGGTAGGAGCTGACAATATGATTCAACAGGAACTGTTTCAGGAATAGAAGACAAGATGTCCAAAATCCTTGGAGAAACTGAATATGGATGGCGCTTAAAGAGCAAATTAAGGGCCCCAATTTTGCTTCTTTCAGCAAGAGCTACAGCAGCTTCAGTGAGAGGCATAGATCGAAACTTGCAATATTCCTGTGCCAAAAACCTAAAGAAAATGAAATCAATAGGTAAATGCACGAAAAAATTAAAACCAGTATGATTAAAGAAAATCCAAGTAGATGAATAGCAAAATCAAATGGATCTGAGAGTTTTCTTTGAACTGCAGCTGTCTTTTTCTAATGAACTTAAACTCAATCTTAAGGTACCATAAACAGAAACATAAACAAAATTCTGATTCATGCTAGTGGGGCAGTTTTTTTCTCAACCTTCTTGCTATTGGGACATAAACAGTGACAGCACAGAACAGATGTGTGAGAGAGCCTAATGCTAATGAAAAGACATGCAGAATTTCTAAATTTAAGATATAGGGACATTTACTAGAGTAAATTTTGGACTAGCAAACGTATTTGATATGTTTGCATTAGCTAATATCATTTTGCTTCTCAGTGAAAAAGACACTTAGCATGGAGGTAATAGGGCTCACATATATGTTGCATGCATTATGGAACCTGCACATTCCAGTAACTGTAGCTTAGCATGATAAACCGTATATACCAATTATGGCACTGCAtgaaaattgattttctttccagaTTATAATGAGGAAAAATCATTACTGTCGTTCTCAGTGATGTTCTCCTAATTCTGGACCCTTTGTAGGTCTCCTTAGTAATAAGAGCTACTGATGGCAACACGATACATTTAGCCACTAAGGATCTGAACTTGACTAACTAAACCACCAATCAACTGTTCTTTCCTAGGACTTCTATGTTGTGGATCCAAGCTTCTTAAATCACCAACCAACTGTGCTTCCAAAAGATTCCTACCTGACTCCCTCGACAGAAcctagaattattaaaaaaattcttaactGCAACTAAATCTGGTTGCATCACAGATAGAGATTGAGATCAGTAAAATAtacaaataaaatttatattgcaACAAATCCAGAAAACGAATATGCTTGCCATCAGAAATCAAAGAAGTCAATTACCTTCCCATATTTATCCCCATAAATGTCTCTAATCTGTCCCTGAACTGCAACAGTTGAAGTCTAAACATCCGGATGTTCCAGAATGAGCTGCAGTCGCTGACATCAGAATCTGAAAATTCATACCGGTCACTGATACGAAGCCCATAAGAAAGTAAAGCCTGCACAACATCCTCAGTCGTTCCAACTCTATTTACACATTCTGACAATACAAACACCATATCCTTAATTTTTGACAGGTATAGATTAATTTCAGGGATGGCTTGGAAAGAATCCAACCACTGTGCTTTGAAAACTTCATCAGTATCCAATTTGTGATGAGAAGCAAACTCCAATGCATCCTGGTATTTTTGACTTTTTAACAAAATAGTATACATTTCTGAAACAGATCTCTCAGAAAATGACATCAGAGTCCAGCTTGATCTGGCAGCATCTCGTTCAATGTAATTTCCACTAGTGACATCCTCAATCTGCTGGGAATTTACTGACATACTACCAGATGATGCATTCTCCAAGATGAAAACAAATCCTTGATGATGCTTGACTCTTTCGATGAGTGGCATGCAAAATATGGGATCATTTTCTGAAACTTTTACACAATTAAGGGTATCATACATGGTGATAGAGGCATTCATATTGGAAAGAATGAGAATATTATCAGCCCACCAACTGACATCAACAACATCAAAGAAGCATTTCTTTTTTTCAAATGCTAAACTATCTGCTTTCTCTGATTTTTGCTTTGcaggaaaagaaagaagagaaagagaatgtAGTTCAAGATCAAGTTTGAAAACATCTACACAACCCATAAAATCCAGAGTAGCCACATATTTTCCCTGGGGTGATATTGCCACTTTTGGATGACTGCAGTGATTTAAACATCCTTTGGGAGAAGCAAATGATCCCTCCAGTTTATCACCAGAAACAAGTAGCTCTATTTCTGAATTTGCTTTAACTCGAGACACAAACAGGGAATATTCTCCTAAAACAAATTGAATtcattaaataagagattagctGTCCTCATCCATACATTTAGACAAACGAGTAAATACAGCAGCACAAATCACATTAGTGTTCTACTCCATCGTAACTGATGGTTTTGTAAAACGTGCTACATTTTAAAGAACTATTAAATGGAGTTCATATTGAGATTAATATGTGCAACCATACCAGAACGGTCCTTAGAGTCCACTGAGACACAGGAGTCACAGACTACAGCTGCCAAAGAAAGATCAGGATGAAAATCCATGCACGTAATATGTGGCAACTGTCCACAATGTAAGCGACCCCTCAAAGTAGGTAACTGATGTACACATATATTGGGCTCTTCCGTTATCTGAATGTAATGCATCAAACCATCCGCTGTAATAATGGAGATGCCACACCTGCCAGAAACCTCACTTCATTTAACCCTATGAATGTAAGATATTTGACATTCACTCTACAATAGACATAGTCAGGTACTAGACAAAGTACTCAAATATGCAACTTACAAGGAAGTGTTCTTTGAGTTTAGGTCTTCCTGTACAAAAAGGTCAATGATAGGAGAAGATAACTTCAGCTGAACCCTCGTTCTCCTTGTTATTTCCATCCCATTTGCTCTGATGAAATAGAGTGTACTCATGTCATCGATTATGACAAGAACTCCCAAAGGCTCTACCCAAGCTCCACTGTTGAAGACTGCTTGCATATCATTGCCTGATAACACAATGTGAAAAAAGGAGTATATGAAAGAagctatctattttttttttacatatatcaTCACTAAGCTACACTCGATTTGCAAAATGGTGGATACACTATCATATTTACAACATAGACTGCAGCATGAAATTTTGTATATGAAATAACAAGCAAATTGCCTGCTCCAAGAGAGATACAAGTATAAAACTTGAAGCTATGTATCCAATATGCATAGAGAAAGgataaagaagataaaaataatgctACTTCTATATAACTCATAGTTAGAAAAGTTACGAGCAAGATCATCTATGGATTTCATCACAATCATTAGAACCCCATCAGAGGATGACCAAAGTTCACCCAAAACGAGAGACCCTGGTTTTCAGACTTCCATAATTGCTCGTGCTTGATCCTGCAATGGGTTTATCACTCTATTTCGAGTATAGTATTGCAAGGCAATAATGCTACTTCAGTATAACTCATAGTCAGAAAAGTTATAATGAGTAAGATCATCCATGGATTTCATCACAATCATTAAAACCAAACTGGATGGTAACTCAGCCAAGCCTTAGGTCACTGGATTGCTGATCAGACTATTGGGTGAATCAATTAGAAAACATgtttgatgaaaatattaaattgtTAAAAATAAACTATAGATAATTAGAAAACACAAAAAATAGAACAACTTTAGACATCAAGAGCTATGACTGTATAATACAAACTTAGAATTTCAATCCGAAACaagaatatatcaaaatatgCAATTCAAGGAACACAAACAGAACAATTCCTTTATAAACCATGACAAAGAATACAACACCATCAACCATGTATTCATGAAGGTAACCTAAGAATATCAAGTTAAAAGAAAAAGGAGTGTGTCAAAACAATATTCAAAAAAATATGATGCAAAAGTATCAAACCAACTTGACTCCCATCAAATAACTTTTGTTAACTTACATGTAAATACACCACAAGGCTCCATATAGTCATCATCCTTGTGCAAAATGGTAATTCGATTTTCAGCAGCAACAGCCACATGCTCTCCACCAGGGGAGACAAAGAGCGATACCCTCTTCTTGTTTGTCCTCGGTCTTCTGTACCCGTACC encodes:
- the LOC135628995 gene encoding MAG2-interacting protein 2-like isoform X1, with protein sequence MEQEVDEGREASVVTDGVLYEIRRHATGDFPSDSSLPPVGDSSSGGLLSYLSLRGVNQLKERWYGYRRPRTNKKRVSLFVSPGGEHVAVAAENRITILHKDDDYMEPCGVFTCNDMQAVFNSGAWVEPLGVLVIIDDMSTLYFIRANGMEITRRTRVQLKLSSPIIDLFVQEDLNSKNTSLCGISIITADGLMHYIQITEEPNICVHQLPTLRGRLHCGQLPHITCMDFHPDLSLAAVVCDSCVSVDSKDRSGEYSLFVSRVKANSEIELLVSGDKLEGSFASPKGCLNHCSHPKVAISPQGKYVATLDFMGCVDVFKLDLELHSLSLLSFPAKQKSEKADSLAFEKKKCFFDVVDVSWWADNILILSNMNASITMYDTLNCVKVSENDPIFCMPLIERVKHHQGFVFILENASSGSMSVNSQQIEDVTSGNYIERDAARSSWTLMSFSERSVSEMYTILLKSQKYQDALEFASHHKLDTDEVFKAQWLDSFQAIPEINLYLSKIKDMVFVLSECVNRVGTTEDVVQALLSYGLRISDRYEFSDSDVSDCSSFWNIRMFRLQLLQFRDRLETFMGINMGRFLAQEYCKFRSMPLTEAAVALAERSKIGALNLLFKRHPYSVSPRILDILSSIPETVPVESYCQLLPGMSPPRTIALRDADWLECEKMLSFLDTLPSKSEKSNQIFTENLLKICTGYVWPSASELSSWYKNRAKDIDNLSGQLDNCFSLVEIGCRNGILELQQFLEDISYLRQIIYSDGFDEVFTMSLVTWEQLSDYDKFKMMLKGAKEDIIVKKLREKAIPFMRNRCKLEAFDFADETKAGDKESFLIRWLKEIAAENRLDLCLAVIDKGCGDSPIDGLFKDEVEIIETALHCIYSCTLTDQWNVMASILSELPRNILRDNLFATDEDFSPRHANQYFETSKVSYVKYGLGGSTSDDSRGSDGKSDIDATAAKVEKRIKIAEGHVEVGRLMAYYQVPKPISFFLSAQSDEKNVKQLLRLILSKFSRRQPTRSDNDWASMWRDLLSFQEKAFPFLDLEYLLIEFIRGLLKAGKFSLARNYLKGTASVSLAPGKAENLVIQAAREYFFSASSLSCSEIWKAKECLSLLPSSEAVKAEADMIDALTIRLPNLGVTLLPMQFRQIRNPMEIINMVITCQTGAYLNVEELIEIAKLLGLSSPDDIAAVEEAVAREAAVAGDLQLAFDLCLVLAKKGHGSIWDLCAAIARGPHLDNMDLSSRKQLLGFALSHCDDESIGELLNAWKEVDTHVQSENLITLTGTNPPRFVSKGSSVSPLSVYCTPDIFDLPNGSKPMQHVLCPDGGNDDNQVQYNQIKDVLSRVGVNLLTDDGICWDTILRENKRVLSFAASELPWLLDLSEREEYGKLSTLGARHQVSTRMQALLSILCWMAGNNIAPADDMIKSLANYIMEPPITEEDDVLGCSFLLNLVDAFHGVEIIEEQLKRRDKYQEIYSIMNIGMAYCSLYNAQEKCSSAEQRRELLLQMFHDKQASFCSDAMVQIDKVTSTFWREWKIKLEEQKRLADHVRDLERIMPGIEAARFLSRDMEYIKGVIFSFIDSVRLEKKHILKEAVKLADTYGLDRIEVILRFFGCALISEHWGNNDILAEISEFRNDIVKCANGVIDMIHSVVYPEIDGRNKERLSYMYSILSACYLRLKKVEDPMLMTYQEQGHMHILEPFQFYKVLEQECQRVSFIENLNFKNIAGLDDLNFEHFNEEICNNIHEPTVEVLAELVQALVGIYDNSQAKGLISMEGVYKHHVLGILASLEGRNEARSDSIKAHELQALLMGIELNYDKCKKYVRALSEADISYIVGRFCTLCFPSNFSRSLPEELAWKDCLIVLLTLWIKLVDDIPEKSTSKFSEEKPVCTGTNNLLRCLEVFKRILIDDEISANQGWNAISNYVVHGLMDGSISHVSSFLIAMIFSGCPFKSIGEACYEELLSEFSGQNTTYKYLIELYTNLMDRALADLSMEFDRHQNLHYLLSSLSRLAGNYVEELKMIRSEVWVKLRAFSDNMQLPSQTRLYALQLMQCITGINLKSLPDEIVFEVEPWEGWDESICTKVTGTSEGAEISSSITSTLVAFKSTQLIAKILPNIEITPENLMTLDSAVSCFLHLSESVTTVEDLNVLQGVLEEWDEFFSTKMDKEEQNESPKESNNWSSDEWNDGWEELVTPEVKQQGSVSVKRLHACWMEIIKRLIGLSELHRIMELLDKSSLKSDNVLLNEEEAHCLFQLVVGMDCFMALKLLLLLPYEAPRSQCLRVLENNLETGSISDASSAADYELLAILLSAGVVHDIANDPSFCKVFSYVCYLVGLLARLLQEDLLNSWEGNGSRPKQNQLLIFSRILLPFFISETVCGGQPLIAGFIVSRWMHTHISLGVIDVVEASLRRYLEQQILQVQTLVGHEFGFAEDSSGVLVFTYSCLRHKLGNQLQSALLALPKIDTR
- the LOC135628995 gene encoding MAG2-interacting protein 2-like isoform X2, which translates into the protein MEPCGVFTCNDMQAVFNSGAWVEPLGVLVIIDDMSTLYFIRANGMEITRRTRVQLKLSSPIIDLFVQEDLNSKNTSLCGISIITADGLMHYIQITEEPNICVHQLPTLRGRLHCGQLPHITCMDFHPDLSLAAVVCDSCVSVDSKDRSGEYSLFVSRVKANSEIELLVSGDKLEGSFASPKGCLNHCSHPKVAISPQGKYVATLDFMGCVDVFKLDLELHSLSLLSFPAKQKSEKADSLAFEKKKCFFDVVDVSWWADNILILSNMNASITMYDTLNCVKVSENDPIFCMPLIERVKHHQGFVFILENASSGSMSVNSQQIEDVTSGNYIERDAARSSWTLMSFSERSVSEMYTILLKSQKYQDALEFASHHKLDTDEVFKAQWLDSFQAIPEINLYLSKIKDMVFVLSECVNRVGTTEDVVQALLSYGLRISDRYEFSDSDVSDCSSFWNIRMFRLQLLQFRDRLETFMGINMGRFLAQEYCKFRSMPLTEAAVALAERSKIGALNLLFKRHPYSVSPRILDILSSIPETVPVESYCQLLPGMSPPRTIALRDADWLECEKMLSFLDTLPSKSEKSNQIFTENLLKICTGYVWPSASELSSWYKNRAKDIDNLSGQLDNCFSLVEIGCRNGILELQQFLEDISYLRQIIYSDGFDEVFTMSLVTWEQLSDYDKFKMMLKGAKEDIIVKKLREKAIPFMRNRCKLEAFDFADETKAGDKESFLIRWLKEIAAENRLDLCLAVIDKGCGDSPIDGLFKDEVEIIETALHCIYSCTLTDQWNVMASILSELPRNILRDNLFATDEDFSPRHANQYFETSKVSYVKYGLGGSTSDDSRGSDGKSDIDATAAKVEKRIKIAEGHVEVGRLMAYYQVPKPISFFLSAQSDEKNVKQLLRLILSKFSRRQPTRSDNDWASMWRDLLSFQEKAFPFLDLEYLLIEFIRGLLKAGKFSLARNYLKGTASVSLAPGKAENLVIQAAREYFFSASSLSCSEIWKAKECLSLLPSSEAVKAEADMIDALTIRLPNLGVTLLPMQFRQIRNPMEIINMVITCQTGAYLNVEELIEIAKLLGLSSPDDIAAVEEAVAREAAVAGDLQLAFDLCLVLAKKGHGSIWDLCAAIARGPHLDNMDLSSRKQLLGFALSHCDDESIGELLNAWKEVDTHVQSENLITLTGTNPPRFVSKGSSVSPLSVYCTPDIFDLPNGSKPMQHVLCPDGGNDDNQVQYNQIKDVLSRVGVNLLTDDGICWDTILRENKRVLSFAASELPWLLDLSEREEYGKLSTLGARHQVSTRMQALLSILCWMAGNNIAPADDMIKSLANYIMEPPITEEDDVLGCSFLLNLVDAFHGVEIIEEQLKRRDKYQEIYSIMNIGMAYCSLYNAQEKCSSAEQRRELLLQMFHDKQASFCSDAMVQIDKVTSTFWREWKIKLEEQKRLADHVRDLERIMPGIEAARFLSRDMEYIKGVIFSFIDSVRLEKKHILKEAVKLADTYGLDRIEVILRFFGCALISEHWGNNDILAEISEFRNDIVKCANGVIDMIHSVVYPEIDGRNKERLSYMYSILSACYLRLKKVEDPMLMTYQEQGHMHILEPFQFYKVLEQECQRVSFIENLNFKNIAGLDDLNFEHFNEEICNNIHEPTVEVLAELVQALVGIYDNSQAKGLISMEGVYKHHVLGILASLEGRNEARSDSIKAHELQALLMGIELNYDKCKKYVRALSEADISYIVGRFCTLCFPSNFSRSLPEELAWKDCLIVLLTLWIKLVDDIPEKSTSKFSEEKPVCTGTNNLLRCLEVFKRILIDDEISANQGWNAISNYVVHGLMDGSISHVSSFLIAMIFSGCPFKSIGEACYEELLSEFSGQNTTYKYLIELYTNLMDRALADLSMEFDRHQNLHYLLSSLSRLAGNYVEELKMIRSEVWVKLRAFSDNMQLPSQTRLYALQLMQCITGINLKSLPDEIVFEVEPWEGWDESICTKVTGTSEGAEISSSITSTLVAFKSTQLIAKILPNIEITPENLMTLDSAVSCFLHLSESVTTVEDLNVLQGVLEEWDEFFSTKMDKEEQNESPKESNNWSSDEWNDGWEELVTPEVKQQGSVSVKRLHACWMEIIKRLIGLSELHRIMELLDKSSLKSDNVLLNEEEAHCLFQLVVGMDCFMALKLLLLLPYEAPRSQCLRVLENNLETGSISDASSAADYELLAILLSAGVVHDIANDPSFCKVFSYVCYLVGLLARLLQEDLLNSWEGNGSRPKQNQLLIFSRILLPFFISETVCGGQPLIAGFIVSRWMHTHISLGVIDVVEASLRRYLEQQILQVQTLVGHEFGFAEDSSGVLVFTYSCLRHKLGNQLQSALLALPKIDTR